One Natrinema salaciae genomic region harbors:
- a CDS encoding inorganic phosphate transporter produces MNAEPLLVVGILTAIFVGYNIGGSTTGPAFGPAVGANVITKVMAAGLMSIFFFIGAYTIGPEVVTTLGEELVTDTSIFTLRSNVAVLFFIGGALFVGNYAGVPASTSMTAVGAIAALGFATGELNWNELGEIAVWWIVAPIIGFWVAGVVGRYFYPQINAWVAIESKQGGRPMVTIDRSGIAPRLQFGANADRREITGALVVVAIGCLMGFASGTSNIANAIAPIYGTGDVDMVPLILIGSAAVAVGCFTIARRTLDTLGNDITNLPLTAAIVVAVISSGIVIGLSSIGIPASFVVIATMSIVGLGWGRATRTTTLSGVRAGEETRVSVGALTAEEEGERSPKIGEEDVEDIPKASDLFDPSTTARVILMQNVVPAISTVGAYLTFRFLPIFGF; encoded by the coding sequence GTGAACGCGGAACCGCTACTCGTCGTCGGCATTCTCACAGCGATCTTCGTCGGCTACAACATCGGCGGCTCGACGACCGGCCCCGCGTTCGGGCCGGCCGTCGGCGCGAACGTGATCACGAAGGTGATGGCCGCCGGCCTGATGTCGATCTTCTTCTTTATCGGGGCGTACACCATCGGTCCGGAGGTCGTCACCACGCTCGGCGAGGAACTCGTTACCGACACCTCCATCTTCACGCTGCGCTCGAACGTCGCCGTGCTCTTCTTCATCGGCGGCGCGCTGTTCGTCGGCAACTACGCCGGCGTCCCCGCCTCGACGTCGATGACCGCTGTCGGCGCGATCGCGGCGCTGGGCTTTGCAACCGGCGAACTCAACTGGAACGAACTCGGCGAGATCGCCGTCTGGTGGATCGTCGCACCGATCATCGGGTTCTGGGTGGCCGGCGTCGTCGGCCGGTACTTCTATCCGCAGATCAACGCGTGGGTCGCCATCGAAAGCAAGCAGGGCGGTCGACCGATGGTCACGATCGATCGATCCGGGATCGCCCCGCGACTCCAGTTCGGTGCCAACGCCGATCGGCGCGAGATCACCGGCGCGCTCGTCGTCGTCGCGATCGGCTGTCTCATGGGCTTTGCCTCGGGGACGAGCAACATCGCCAACGCGATCGCGCCGATCTACGGCACCGGTGACGTCGACATGGTGCCGCTGATCCTGATCGGCTCGGCGGCGGTCGCGGTCGGCTGCTTTACGATCGCCCGCCGCACGCTCGACACACTCGGCAACGACATCACGAACCTGCCGCTGACGGCGGCGATCGTCGTCGCCGTCATCAGTTCCGGAATCGTCATCGGCCTCTCGTCGATCGGCATCCCCGCGAGTTTCGTCGTCATCGCGACGATGAGCATCGTCGGGCTCGGCTGGGGCCGAGCCACCCGAACCACGACGCTGTCGGGCGTTCGGGCCGGCGAGGAGACGCGCGTCTCGGTCGGCGCACTGACCGCCGAGGAAGAGGGCGAACGCTCCCCCAAGATCGGCGAGGAGGACGTCGAGGACATTCCGAAGGCGTCGGACCTGTTCGACCCGTCGACGACGGCCCGCGTCATCCTCATGCAGAACGTCGTGCCGGCTATCTCGACGGTCGGTGCCTATCTCACCTTTCGATTCCTCCCGATCTTCGGATTCTGA
- a CDS encoding universal stress protein: MLSDILVPMDDSEQAGRALEYALENNPDAEVTVLHVVGVPSMMMGDAVGLTLEDDLDDAAAERAAGVFERAREIAAERDREIETTVGIGHPARNIIDRAEAYDAVIIGSHGQDWSRATRQFLVGNVAETVSKRASIPVTIVR; this comes from the coding sequence ATGCTCTCGGACATTCTGGTTCCGATGGACGACTCCGAACAGGCCGGTCGCGCCCTCGAGTACGCGCTCGAGAACAATCCCGACGCCGAGGTCACCGTTCTCCACGTCGTCGGCGTCCCGTCGATGATGATGGGCGACGCGGTGGGGCTCACGCTCGAGGACGACCTCGACGACGCCGCCGCCGAGCGCGCCGCGGGCGTCTTCGAGCGCGCTCGCGAGATCGCCGCCGAACGCGACCGCGAGATCGAAACGACCGTTGGCATCGGACATCCGGCTCGAAACATCATCGACCGTGCCGAAGCGTACGACGCGGTCATCATCGGCAGTCACGGCCAGGATTGGAGCCGTGCGACGCGCCAGTTCCTGGTCGGAAACGTCGCCGAGACGGTATCGAAGCGGGCATCGATTCCAGTGACCATCGTCCGCTGA
- a CDS encoding inorganic phosphate transporter, producing MAETVLLVGVVASIFVGFNIGGSSTGITWGPSVGAGIVTKTTAAAVMTFFVFFGGWTVGRNVMDTLSQGIITTDLTLTAGVAVLFFIGLGMLVANVFGVPVPTSMTTVGAIAGLGLATGTLNYQTVAGIISWWVVTPIIGLWIGVLIGRYIYSWINRRVKIEKSEGPLLRFDRQGAVPTPVLGPNTTWQELVTTVVVLVIGCYMAFSAGASNVPNAAAPLVGTVAGLDANTAIIVATLAIGLGGFTIARRTMDSVGGELSDIPLLAALFVMVTASTITTLLSWAGIPISLVMATVMTIVGIGWGRATRPITVREAVTRDVENPEIKMGAIVAEEKADETAPKIGEPEPEAVLRGEDLFNPHAIIKYVSMWIIGPSMSTILAYAFFSVLPGVA from the coding sequence ATGGCCGAAACCGTGCTGTTGGTCGGTGTCGTCGCGTCGATTTTCGTCGGGTTCAACATCGGCGGTTCGTCGACGGGGATCACGTGGGGACCGTCCGTCGGCGCCGGGATCGTGACGAAAACCACGGCGGCGGCGGTCATGACGTTTTTCGTCTTCTTCGGCGGTTGGACCGTCGGTCGGAACGTGATGGATACGCTCAGTCAGGGGATCATCACGACGGACCTCACGCTGACTGCCGGCGTCGCCGTCCTCTTTTTCATCGGCCTGGGAATGCTCGTCGCCAACGTCTTCGGCGTCCCCGTCCCGACGTCGATGACGACCGTCGGCGCGATCGCCGGCCTCGGACTGGCGACCGGGACGCTCAATTACCAGACGGTCGCGGGGATCATCTCCTGGTGGGTCGTGACGCCGATCATCGGCCTCTGGATCGGTGTGCTGATCGGGCGCTACATCTATTCGTGGATCAATCGGCGAGTGAAGATCGAGAAGTCCGAGGGACCCTTGCTGCGCTTCGATCGCCAGGGAGCGGTTCCGACGCCGGTGCTGGGTCCGAACACGACCTGGCAGGAACTCGTCACGACGGTCGTCGTCCTCGTCATCGGCTGTTACATGGCGTTCAGCGCCGGCGCGAGCAACGTCCCGAACGCCGCCGCCCCCCTCGTCGGTACCGTCGCCGGACTGGATGCCAACACCGCGATCATCGTCGCCACGCTCGCGATCGGACTCGGCGGCTTCACGATCGCTCGCCGAACGATGGACTCCGTCGGCGGCGAGCTGAGCGACATCCCCCTGCTCGCGGCGCTGTTCGTCATGGTGACCGCGTCGACGATTACGACTCTCCTCTCGTGGGCCGGCATCCCGATCAGCCTCGTGATGGCGACCGTGATGACGATCGTCGGCATCGGCTGGGGCCGAGCGACCCGCCCGATCACGGTCCGCGAGGCGGTCACCCGCGACGTGGAGAACCCCGAGATCAAAATGGGTGCCATCGTCGCCGAGGAGAAAGCGGACGAAACGGCCCCCAAAATCGGCGAACCCGAGCCCGAAGCCGTGCTTCGCGGCGAAGATCTCTTCAACCCCCACGCGATCATCAAGTACGTCTCCATGTGGATCATCGGCCCGTCGATGTCGACGATCCTCGCGTACGCCTTCTTCTCGGTCCTCCCCGGCGTCGCCTAA